From Toxorhynchites rutilus septentrionalis strain SRP chromosome 2, ASM2978413v1, whole genome shotgun sequence, a single genomic window includes:
- the LOC129768878 gene encoding adenosine 5'-monophosphoramidase HINT3-like has translation MTSKQLLERCVFCNIVSGKDPNAVMLFDNERICIFKDIRPAANYHLLAVPKYHINDTRSLTVDDRPLLEEMRTELGNVLTSKHQIDLATVIFGFHIPPFTTVKHLHMHGIAPASSMGFISRMIFKPNTMWFNTVQAVLERLPPTEDGTRANE, from the exons ATGACTTCCAAACAACTGCTGGAACGTTGCGTGTTTTGTAACATAGTCAGTGGGAAGGATCCCAACGCTGTGATGCTGTTCGACAATGAACGAATCTGCATCTTCAAGGATATTCGGCCAGCAGCTAATTACCACCTGCTGGCCGTACCAAAGTATCACATAAACGATACGCGATCCCTAACCGTTGACGATAGACCCCTGT TAGAGGAAATGAGAACCGAGTTGGGTAATGTGCTGACAAGCAAGCATCAGATCGATCTGGCAACGGTGATTTTCGGCTTCCATATTCCACCATTTACGACGGTCAAACATTTACACATGCACGGGATAGCTCCGGCCAGCAGTATGGGATTTATTTCGAGAATGATATTCAAACCGAACACAATGTGGTTCAATACT GTTCAAGCTGTTCTGGAGAGGCTTCCCCCAACTGAGGACGGAACTCGGGCGAATGAATGA
- the LOC129768876 gene encoding vacuolar protein sorting-associated protein 8 homolog — translation MNNLKAPSLHSLLDSDHGSNDSLLAESLQLDIEELDDEEYSIPAIDHLPTLESVLSEIDSDLDSASALGRCAVENGSTASGMTNGRGTEMGSTPTPSVAGSDFMRLESILRHVVLQGVTAQVTSAVDRVDAGLATSCTVSQMIAVGTSHGHILAFDCTQTLKWCCQDGVAQGAVSALAFNDDNTRLLAGFARGGILMLDTFTGDVIRTLNEVITPNTGVLHLKWSNRPALALCSDSGGSVWSLSFTRRLGIRGCDSRCLFSGARGEVCTIEPLLLGDEEHPLKNYTLVALATLSKFFVVMIRPRLRVIKFHPMAGYPNCLPLLSWQMVLIQASDSSRSIDPVLAAARGADLFFHQISYSSGRISLIFLRHIQLEYNLLALHWLGPKTIACLDTLEVLHLSDVRTNKELESIDLSNVGLMYNSAQFKALATGGNVSPALALAGSSACYNTVVSHGNQLYLLAGKGLHGVSARAWSDRISYLCSMQRWDEAIELAVEGYRAASGRHRRLAVAKERILRMFDEYLNATRKTPEVCLEPMIACLVEINEKNLLWQELYDRLPNTDHYLTIIARHIECDDLNSIAPSVAQILCDYLWQKGHIARLEDLILKLDWQCLDLHQVLTISRKEKLYRAQMYLNTKALGDYTVSLTDLIPLICGGSDNNTHLGNCLLVYISSCLAGRGYPSGDIALEMIATVKHEVLRCLTVTHSKQAPEGELPYPYLRTLLEFDTRETLNVVSLAFQEKEFNGELGLSQRQRIINILLEILTPENASWSQVGCLLHFIAQQISSRQLPENDLLIERIINYLTRQSEELATSDVSLREHSEREQTWLELLRSNCLNHIPSEELLKVSRQSRCYRVTEFILEQLGRYEECFECYLLDDFRHVELFSYITQYSDDERRQVFPLLLENFERILEINCEQTTRIVTDHFMRHMNQFLAQLESSPEVLFIFLRQLLKQSVQLETRDCEKYLELLCHYQPEDVIEFLKSNDSYRLDFALVTVKEHGMSAALIYLYEKQGDFQSAFIVAVDALNDAQESDAEVCALQVSGLCARASSVLSEAEREDLWFSLLKIVLARSDLTQITKNILHSASEFVDLTKLVQLVLTSGTKTGNFGDIKHVLIGMLSNSAYETVLLETTSRVLGHDLHSVLAKERRVARKGLCVKSIKCTICRSKLYNVAKDSIMIFGNCGHALHKTCATRFCTMAMSSQSSAEPATNITKLRCPRCDTVISEQRSVQTSDCRVELGLTRARSEEGSDPSLLKLSAPPRIGL, via the exons ATGAACAACTTGAAAGCACCGTCCCTTCACTCATTACTCGATTCGGACCACGGTTCGAACGATAGCCTTCTGGCGGAATCGTTACAACTGGATATAGAGGAG CTCGACGATGAAGAGTACTCGATTCCGGCAATTGATCATCTACCTACGCTGGAAAGTGTGCTGAGCGAAATCGATAGTGACCTGGATAGTGCATCGGCTCTTGGGAGATGTGCGGTGGAAAATGGATCTACCGCGTCCGGTATGACGAACGGTCGCGGCACAGAAATGGGTTCAACCCCTACCCCTTCGGTAGCTGGTAGCGATTTCATGCGGCTGGAATCGATTTTACGCCATGTGGTGCTCCAGGGTGTGACAGCACAGGTAACCTCGGCGGTTGATAGGGTGGACGCGGGATTGGCGACTTCGTGTACGGTTTCACAGATGATTGCCGTGGGCACATCGCATGGTCACATCTTGGCGTTCGATTGTACGCAAACtttgaaatggtgctgccaggATGGTGTGGCTCAGGGTGCGGTTTCAGCGCTAGCTTTCAACGATGATAACACAAGGCTGCTGGCGGGATTCGCCAGGGGAGGAATATTGATGCTTGATACGTTTACCGGTGATGTGATCCGAACGCTGAACGAAGTTATTACTCCGAACACTGGCGTACTGCACTTGAAGTGGAGCAATCGACCAGCACTGGCCCTATGTTCGGATTCCGGGGGATCGGTGTGGAGTTTGAGTTTTACCAGACGACTGGGAATTCGCGGATGCGATTCCCGTTGTCTTTTCAGTGGAGCACGGGGAGAGGTTTGCACGATAGAACCACTTTTGCTGGGAGACGAAGAACATCCACTGAAGAATTATACACTCGTTGCACTGGCCACATTGAGTAAGTTTTTTGTGGTTATGATTCGTCCTAGACTGAGAGTTATTAAATTCCATCCAATGGCGGGCTACCCAAACTGTTTGCCATTGCTGAGTTGGCAGATGGTGCTGATACAAGCATCTGACTCTTCGCGTAGTATTGATCCGGTTCTCGCTGCGGCTCGTGGCGCCGATTTATTCTTCCATCAGATAAGCTACAGCAGTGGACGGATTTCGTTGATCTTTCTAAGGCACATTCAACTTGAGTATAATTTACTGGCATTGCACTGGTTGGGTCCGAAAACGATTGCCTGTTTGGACACGCTGGAAGTGTTGCATCTGTCAGATGTGCGAACCAACAAAGAGCTGGAGTCAATCGATTTGTCCAACGTTGGATTGATGTACAATTCGGCTCAGTTTAAGGCGCTGGCTACGGGCGGGAATGTATCCCCGGCACTGGCTCTGGCAGGGAGTTCCGCCTGTTATAACACTGTAGTTTCCCACGGTAATCAGCTTTACTTGTTGGCCGGTAAAGGTTTACACGGCGTTAGTGCGAGAGCTTGGAGCGATCGCATATCGTATCTATGTTCGATGCAGCGATGGGATGAAGCGATTGAGCTGGCGGTGGAAGGTTACAGGGCGGCGTCCGGAAGACATCGGAGACTGGCGGTGGCCAAGGAACGGATTTTGAGAATGTTCGATGAGTATTTGAACGCTACCAGGAAGACTCCCGAGGTGTGTCTGGAGCCGATGATAGCGTGTTTGGTTGAGATCAATGAAAA AAATCTCCTCTGGCAAGAACTGTACGATCGTCTTCCCAACACGGACCACTATTTAACTATCATTGCAAGACATATCGAATGTGATGATCTGAATTCGATTGCCCCGTCGGTGGCTCAGATTCTGTGTGATTATCTCTGGCAGAAGGGACACATCGCACGGCTCGAAGATCTTATACTGAAGTTGGACTGGCAGTGTCTGGATTTGCACCAGGTGCTGACGATTTCCAGGAAGGAAAAGCTCTACCGAGCCCAGATGTATCTGAACACGAAGGCATTGGGCGATTACACGGTTTCATTGACGGATTTGATCCCCCTCATCTGTGGCGGCAGTGACAATAATACCCACCTAGGGAACTGTCTTCTAGTGTATATATCAAGTTGCCTCGCTGGTCGGGGCTATCCTTCGGGAGACATCGCTCTGGAAATGATTGCCACCGTTAAGCACGAAGTTTTGCGCTGTCTAACAGTTACCCACTCGAAGCAGGCACCCGAAGGCGAGCTTCCGTATCCGTATCTGCGAACGCTGCTCGAGTTCGACACGAGGGAAACATTGAACGTGGTGTCGCTTGCCTTCCAGGAGAAAGAATTCAACGGCGAACTGGGACTGTCGCAGAGACAACGAATAATCAACATACTGTTGGAGATCCTTACTCCGGAGAATGCCAGTTGGTCGCAGGTGGGATGCTTGTTGCATTTTATTGCCCAGCAGATTTCCTCCCGTCAGCTTCCGGAAAACGATTTGCTGATCGAAAGGATTATAAATTATCTGACGAGGCAAAGCGAAGAGCTGGCGACATCGGACGTATCGCTGAGAGAACATTCCGAGCGGGAACAGACCTGGCTAGAGCTGCTGCGTTCCAACTGCCTTAATCACATTCCGAGTGAGGAACTGCTGAAGGTTTCCCGCCAAAGCCGGTGCTATCGGGTAACGGAATTTATTCTAGAACAGCTTGGACGATACGAAGAATGTTTTGAATGTTACCTTCTAGATGATTTCCGACACGTAGAATTGTTTAGCTATATTACACAGTACTCGGATGACGAACGGAGACAGGTTTTCCCGCTGCTTCTGGAGAACTTTGAGCGCATTTTAGAGATCAACTGCGAGCAAACGACACGGATAGTGACGGATCATTTTATGCGCCACATGAACCAATTTCTCGCACAGTTAGAGAGCTCACCGGAAGTGCTGTTCATCTTCTTGCGGCAACTGTTGAAGCAGTCCGTCCAATTGGAAACACGCGATTGTGAGAAATATCTTGAGCTTCTTTGCCATTATCAACCGGAGGACGTTATCGAATTCCTCAAATCGAACGACTCGTATCGTTTGGATTTTGCTCTCGTCACCGTAAAAGAGCACGGGATGAGCGCTGCTCTGATCTATCTATACGAGAAGCAAGGAGACTTCCAATCAGCCTTTATCGTTGCGGTGGACGCATTGAATGATGCACAAGAAAGTGACGCAGAGGTGTGTGCTCTGCAGGTTTCCGGTCTCTGCGCACGTGCCTCCTCGGTACTGTCCGAAGCGGAACGCGAAGATCTTTGGTTTTCTCTGTTGAAAATCGTCCTGGCCCGATCGGATCTAACCCAAATCACGAAAAACATTCTCCACTCAGCAAGCGAATTTGTTGATCTGACAAAACTCGTCCAGCTGGTGCTAACGTCCGGCACGAAAACTGGCAATTTTGGAGACATCAAGCACGTGCTGATCGGTATGCTTTCGAATTCCGCATACGAAACCGTTCTCCTGGAAACTACATCCCGTGTTCTCGGCCATGATCTCCACTCGGTGCTCGCCAAGGAGCGACGGGTGGCGCGAAAAGGACTCTGCGTAAAATCCATCAAATGTACCATCTGCAGATCGAAGCTGTACAACGTCGCAAAAGATTCGATAATGATTTTCGGCAACTGTGGCCATGCACTGCACAAGACATGTGCCACCCGCTTCTGTACGATGGCAATGAGCTCACAGTCGTCGGCTGAACCGGCCACGAACATAACCAAATTAAGATGTCCCCGCTGCGATACGGTGATAAGTGAGCAGCGATCGGTTCAAACGTCCGATTGTCGAGTGGAACTCGGATTGACTAGAGCCCGCAGTGAGGAGGGAAGTGATCCTAGCTTGCTGAAGCTTAGTGCGCCTCCCCGCATCGGACTGTGA